Part of the Citrus sinensis cultivar Valencia sweet orange chromosome 2, DVS_A1.0, whole genome shotgun sequence genome, CTGAGAAACATCACGGCGGATCCTGCCAACTGCAACGTCATCTTTGTTTGATACCTCCAATGGTGTGGGAAAGTGATTGGACGCCCGATCATCAATGACAACTACCCCAGGTGCATTCTTCAGAATATCCCTTGCTGTGTCCTGGAAATACAACAAATTTATCATGTCAGAACCAATAACAAGAAGAACGAACTTCGCCACAATTATTTTAGTCAACAGGAAAAATACACTGCATTCATATGATTCATTCTTATGTTACTTATATTATGCTCAAAACAGAAGCCAGGGTGTCAAGAATATCTTTTTTTGTAGTTTACTAACAGATGCAATAGCAACAAGCATGAAAATACTAATCATACAAGAcatagaagaaaaaggaacagCAGAGGACAGAACATGGGGTAAATGTAAATCATCTAAAAGGAACACTACATATGACATAGAAGAAAAAGGACCACTTCtgcatatattttttcataaatgttTTCTCCTTGTTAGTCCAGGTAAAAAGAACCTATCCGTATttcatttaaagtttttttttaaaaaaaaggttaatagCTTTATAATACAAGCTGTTTTACCCAAAAATGAAAtccttttaagttttaagcaGCTTGGGGCCTTATGATGCATTTGGAGAAGTCCTGGCTTCTATTTGTCTCTTAAGCTTTTGTTCAGTAATGCTATTTGTCCTGTATCTTTTTGTTCAagtatataaaagaaatatcttagccaaaaaaatagaattactGCCAGTCCACCATATTACTAAATAATCAAACAGAACAATCATATGCATGCATGCTAGAGAAAATGAGGAAGTGCCCCTAACAGAAAGCGGTAacaaatatatcataattcaAAAACCCTAAAGTACCCTTGCATGCTTGGCAGCTGTTGTTATCTGCTTATTTaggcgagagagagagagaggagagaaaAGAAACTCTCAAGACTGCAGTCAAACTACTTGGAGTAAATTTCAGTGTCAAGAAAGACAAATTCTTATCCTACGACAAGgacattttcttccaatttgaCCAagaaggattaaaaaaattccactTTCGAAGGAGAATATATGCAGCCCAAAACTTAAGCAAAAGTGGTCACATTATGTCCCATGCCCATTAGAaatcaaaaaagaaagggTCACTACTGCTTCGTCGTTCAGTAAATTAATTGCCTAATGGGAAAAGGACATATAAAGTAACATAAACAAGAAATTCAATAGAAACTAGCAATaatacagaaaacaaaaaaaaaaagatgatcaAGAATCAAAACACAAACAAGAACCAATCCAGCGCAAATGACGAAGAAAAAGGGAGCCTTCAAAGCTTGTTAGAAGTGGAAGGCCAAATCCATCAGTTCCTATACAATCAACCTTAAAGTGGTATTTTTCTAATTCTTGATATTCCCTAtgagaggaaagaaaaaatttatttaaaaaaaaatgcttctaaaaaaaatttgattgaattaacTTGAAGCATTAATGTACTCAACAATTGTGATATTACCTCATCAAGGGGCTTCTCAAATTGAAGATTCACACTCTCAGCATGTGCACGCATGACAGGAACTCGTATGCATGTGGCAGTCACTCTAACATCCTTGTCATTCTACAAAAGTAGAATAGAAAAGAAACTTGAACAAGGTGTCTAGACAAAACAAACTTGCACCCCAGTCCACCAAAGAAAttctaataaaagtccttctaaTTACATGAACAAGGAGAAacaaaaaaactcattttaaAACTTACCCAGATTTTTCTTGTCTCTTTTACCATTTTCATCTCTTCTTCATTGTACCCATTTTCAAGAACAGGTGCATTGTGTGAGAACAAATTGAAAGCATACTGCAAAAGTTGAAAATTTCCAAAAGGTTACCTCAGAAAACATACAAGTTTTAGGGGTTGTTGGATGCAAGGGTAATAGTACCTGTTGTGAAAAGATTTTACAAGTTGGAGGTTTTCCTTCCAGcaccttaaaaaataaaaaaaaaaatgaaaagttaacTTATaacagataaaaataaaatataattgtcaACTACCTGCAAATTATATGCAATAAGTTAATGAGGAGGCGATAGATTATAGAAACCTCACGAGTTTGCAGCTCAAGTTCTTCCATTGCAGCAGCACCAGCACCACTAGCAGCCTGATATGTACTTACCACCATACGTGTAACCTGCAATAATCGCAATCCCATAGTATCAGTCATTCCAATTCAAAAAACTCAACTTgtagattttacaaaatgttTTAGCTTCTGCTTAACTCGCCCACTTATTTTACTCGATAGCTACTGATTTCATCAATTAAGTCAATTCATCTAACTATAAAGTTATCAAATTTCAATCCTTAAGGCCTTTATCAATGAAATCACTACATACCTTAGCACGGCGATGGAGAGGCGTGGCAGCCATCAAGCAAATGATAGTAGAACAATTAGGATTAGCAATCAAAGCACCTTTCCCCATTCCAACTTTAATCCCACTCATGGCTTCAGGATTCACTTCAGGAATCACAAGCGGCACATTCTCCACCATCCTAAAAGCCGAGCTATTATCCACAACAATGCTCCCTTTCTCGACAGCAATAGGCCCAAACTTCTTACTGATCGACCCACCAGCACTAAACAGCGCGATATCAACGCCATCAAAGCTATCCTCCGTTAGCTCTTCGACCGTGTACGCTTTGTCTTGGAAGCTGAGTTGCTTCCCAGCAGAACGCTTGGAGGCCAGCATTTTGATCGAACGGTAAGGGAAGTCGCGATCGGAGAGGACGGAGAGGAACTCTTGGCCGACGGCGCCAGTCACGCCGACGACCGCCACGGAGGGTGCCGATTCTTGGTAGGACATTCGGACTCTTGTGAACATGGGTTTGGTTCTGGGTTTGTTGGCGGGCAGTTTGGATATGAAGTGGGTCTGTGTTTGATGTGACGAGAAAGTCGCCATGTTTGCTGCGGCGGCGGATGGCGGCTAGTGAGGTTTTGAGTTTGATAGTTGGAAACAGATATCGGGTTTTTGGTTGCTTCAAAGATCGTCTGTGGGGTCTGAATCGGAGTTATTTGTAACGTAATCTTAATGTATGTATGCAAGTGAATTGTAGTTAAATTGTTGGCTACCGCAATATCCTCTCAGTTTGAGTTTTTTACTAGGGTTTTAGAGGTTAAGCAAGGTGATCGATACATGACAAGGGATGGGATAATAACATCTGAGTCCCACGTCTTTTATGTTTTCTCAAATAAGAGCATAGATTTTTCATGCGTGTCAAATAGATACCCAAAACAGCGAGACTATGCAACCACGACCAGATGGATGGCAACAAGCCAACAACCATCTATATATGTTTTAGGTGTTGAAGGTCACAAGAAGTACATATGGGCAACCTCTCAAATTACGAGTAGTTTCCTTCGTGTGAGTGTGTGACTGAATGTAATAATCAGCACTTTTCAATTCTGTGTGGCATTCTTCGTTTCAATTATATATGAATTCTCCATAAGACCAGCGTATAAGtacacttatttatttattttcattttttcctctTAATTTACTGGATGCAATGCCAGGAAACTAAGTAAAAAGTTGGAACTAGAGGTTTACTTTGTTTAAATTAGTAATATTTAGAGATAACATTCTTAGAAGATGGATCCCTCTTCATACATTTAGCGAGATGCATCTTCCAACTGTGGCAATGTAACATCTTGGACAGCAACGAGCTTAGCTCGACCACCGTACTCTTCTGGCAGTACTTCTTCACCAATGTCCTTTACAAAATTCTCCATTTCTTCTTCGTTAGTCACAATCACAATCTGCATTTATCATCGGGAAATAAGCCGAATTAAGGATTGCAGAATATAGTCCTGATCAGTAACTTCAATACTGACTCCATAGAGTATAGAAACATAGAATCTACACCTAttatattcaaaatacatGTTGGAAgtaaacttaattttataacaCGAAGGAGACAAGTTGCATTTTTCCCATGTGTACTCAACCATTTTTCTACTTGAGGCAATGTTTTTGGACCATTATGACTTTTAACAATAAGACGTACCTTTTCAAGTGTTGCCCTCTCAAGGCAACGAGAAACCATCCTCCAAACACTGACAAAGAATCCGGGCATATGTAAGATGTACAATTTTGCTAAGCGTTCAGGATAGTAAGCCTGCATGGACaacaacataaatatttatgatcaGTGCAGGTTAAAAAATCATGGCACATTGGCACATTGATAAGCTCTAGTCTATTACCTAGTGCTGAACTTCACTTTTAATGCAGCTTTCTTTCAAAATGATTCAATGCCTTAAATTGGATAGCTTTAAGTCCATATATCTCTAATCATACTAATATTATGACTTTTTTCCATCATGCAGAATTTAGACATGAAAGGCTAGcattgaaagaaattaataaataaaatgaaatagaaaCAAGGATGAGGAGATGTATCAACCAATGTTCACTGAGAGGAAATGGTTTGCTTTCTTCATTTCAAAGAAAGACGAAAATATATTTGTGCTCATTATCATAACCACTAACATAAAAGAATGATCATTCAGAAAGAGAAGACATCTACTCCAtatgaaaaggaaaattatgcAAGGGAGAACTATGTCCTTCATGGCAAAGGGAAGGAACTTTTGCTCAAATCCcttgaaaagaatgaaatgCGCGAGCTAGATCAGCAAGGAACAAATTTGGCCAAATACAATCTGCATTGGGTAGAAGGGGCAACAAGACTCTCGATGTTGGAAACCAACCAcgttttgaaagaaaaatttgtgaTAACAGATAGGATTGTGCCATGAACGAGTAGTCTGATAGACCAATGCAATATAACTCATAGGTGTATGAACTCTGCCTCTAATTCCTAATAAGATTTGACGAAGTTAAGATGTCATTTACTGAAGTAATAGCTCTCTATCATATATGCCAACAGATTTCTTGTCAAAAAGggactaaaaataattaaaaagaaagaatcacctgtaaaaattgaaatccAGTAATCATTCCACGTACATCAACGTTCTTGTATGAAATTTGTCGCAGATCAAGAATGGCAGTCAACTTTTCATTTCCAACTTCACTTCCTCTAAAGGAACTAAAACAGACACAAGAAAGCACCACATAAAATGATTCCTACACATctatatttcaaataaaattatacaaatttataaacGTGGCTCAAAAGAACTCCAACCACAggcataaaaaattttcttactTTCAAACGCATTTTCTCTcatattgatatatataacTAGGCCAAGtaaacataaaacaatggCCCTTAAGTGTAAACAACCATCTCCAACAGAGAACAGTTAGGCTGTTATTGGCATGCAACATAGCATAAGATTTCCTGACAAGATAggacaaaaataatatgatgGAATAAGATCACACTAATATCACATGGCAGTGGAATATCCCACCCACTGGATTTCTAATCACACCATAGCTGAATATATCTTAGCTCATATCAACTTCATATCCCATCTAATGATCACCCTAAACAAAGTGTAAGATCATTGACAATCCTATCCCACCCTTATCTAGCACACCAAAACATACCCGCACATGTTTCATTGTTGATCCAGGCATGCAGATGGTCTGAGATACACCATAAGTCAATTtgtagaaatatttttaaaaaatttactgaaATTGGCTAATACCTTGCAATTGTTTTGTCTAGCAGGTGGACCACAAATTCTGCACCAAGAGACAAgcaaaatgaatcaaatattCACCAAGCAGTTGTTCTTATAAATGGAGGCTggtcaatttattttcacgCACTTCAATCTTTTATGAAGCTGATTCTCAGCATGTtgataatacaaaataatgtAGACTGCCCCATAACTAATATATCTAGCCTAAGGTAGgtaacacttttttttttttaatctgaaaTCCAATTAAATATGGATTCAATTAAAACTAGAATATGATtccgttttttttttagttgaaatATCTTAAAAGTAACGTTTTGACATAATTGTCCTTATAAATATTACTaacaaagtaaaataatgtctaaaaaagtaaacaaaaaatataaacgggtttactataaaataagtatttttattttaagatgaTACAAGTTAGATAAATAACTTTCTTCATTCACAAATATGGCTAAGAATAAGTTTTAAGTAAGAAAACAagtacaataaataaatttcccAGTGACTAACATTAAGTCATTTTTAGATttcaataagaaaagaaactatCCCTTACTAGAACAATAAATTGGTTCATTAGGATGATAACAATTACAGTAAGAAATTTCTCACCATGAGTAACATAACATTAagtgaaaatacaaaatttaaaaacaaaaatatagaaataaaatagaaacatTTTTGAGAGTGAAATTTTTAGATTCAGTCAATACTGGTCACCCCTGGGCATCAATATGCTCCACCACGTGAGGTACGATAAACCATCATatgttattttgattttagttttGGTATATTAGGTGTCTGCATTTtgccaaaaaatattttaaaaggaCTTCAAAGTTTCACCATGAGAGTATACAAAAATCAGTTGATCATACTGCAGCAAATAGGAATTTTGGAGAAAAACTGATTAAAGCGGATTTAGGGATACCACAATTCTCTTGAACAATTATAGGatcaacaaaatgaagaacTAATGTGGgagcaaaaatattaaaacaaccTAGTAAGACCTCTATCTAATAAGTTTAAGTGAGGTAGAAAATCAGTTCCGGTTATTTCATCTTTGTTCGCAAAAGGCCAGCAGTACATCCAGATAAAAGCAACAATTATAAGATCAACCGAATGAATGATCAGGCCCACCATACCATAAATTATTGGCCAATCCTATTGTAAATCTGCCTACCATAGTTCAACACGATTAGTCCTTCCTAACAACCACAAGCCACAAGCTGTGAAATTTCCTTGTCAAACTACTTCTTTAATTAGATGTATTTCACATGCCTAACCCATtcacagagaaaaaaaattgcatcgAGAAAACTACCCATAGAAAAAGTTAGCGATGATTTCGATGATAGCGATGCAACGACCGCAACAGTGTTGCATTTTGATAGTAATATCTCGAAACTCCTAAATAACTAAACAACTTGAAATATTAATGCAGTCCCGGAGtccaagagaaaataaataaaatctagaATATAAAACAATTCATGATCCCATGAGTCATGGACTAGAAACCAAATGATAAAGTCCAAACAAACCGTTCATCGACTAGAAACCAAACGATAAAGTCCAAACGAACTGTCCAACTCAACATAAGCTTATTCTCTCAGGGCACAGTCATGAGATATTAAGATGGCCCATAAGGCTCTAATAATTTATAGGGTTCTTTCAACGATTAAACCAGTTTCTGATAATGAAGCATAACCACAAGttataaaacaaatgaatGGATGAACCgcaaggaaaaaagaaagcaaaatagAAATCCAACGGTCAATTACTCTTAAACTGGAGAGGATCCTTAGAAGGAAAATGCTTTCTAACTTGTATAACCAGCAGTGGTAATCCATCTTTGGTCAAGCCCTGCAAAAAAATCTTCCTTGGCTCCAATTCATCGGGAACCTCGGAGTCAGCAATGAAGCCATTTGGCACCATAGTAGCCCTCCACTTCTGCCACTGAACAAACATCCTTGCCGCCTTCTCTGAGTCCATTGACCTTGCAATCAAGAACCTCATCAATGTCGGATCCCCATATTTCTACAAAACGGAAACAAACTCGTTAAACTTGCTGACCGAACCGGGATTAACTCAACACATTGTGACTGTAGATCGGTAAATCACCCCAGTGGAAGAACCGAGCTTTTGAACTGAGTTTCTCATCTGGGTCAGTGCAATTTCTCGATGATTCTCCTTCTCCATActttagcctttttttttttctttttatgtgtTTCAGAGAATCAAAAAGATGGGCAAAACTCAAAGCAAGATGAAAGAGGAGACTCTATGGAATGGAATATGGATGGAGACACAGCTTCCAGAggtttattgaatttattggaTGTTGGTTAGTTAGTAGTTAGAagaaataaagagagagaagaaaatacCGTATGCGCgaaggagagagaaaaagagagagaaagagagagactGATATAAAATGGGAAAAGTGAAGTTGACACTAAAGAGAAGTTTTGAGGCAAAGAGACGTGAGAGACCGGCTGCTGCTGGACCAtcaaactattaaaatatggaaataaaaaattgcttACTTTTCAGCTTCCAGGGGACGTGAAAAATTTAGAAGCAGACAAATCTCACACGAATGAGCCgcaaaaaaagagaaaaagaaaaaagaaagaagcatGTGACTGGGAATCGTTGAAACATCGGGTGACCTAAgacattattttctagttGAAACGAAcaccaattttatcattaaacaacaataatttggTATTTAGTGTAGTAATAGTTCATAATTATGGATCAGCCTGCAGTACCACAGTGGCACCATGCCACttccttttgtcttttgtggcaaattatcatataacccctttcactcttttttatttaaactttactttgtaaatattaaactaatttCAACTGCATCCATGTGAACATTACCGAAATACCCATGCCGACCAACGGTGACCGGATTTCAACTGACGGCGACGGGAAACTCGAGTTAGACACTTTTGGCCGAGCTGAGTCCAacggtggtggtggtgacCTCTCACGTGTGGTGATGGCGCCGGATCGAGCTCCCAAAGCCGTGAATCCTTTAATGATCGATCAACGGCAAATCGGCTCCCCCCGGTGGCTGTGATTGGTCGGAAAATACAGAGGGAATCGTGGGGAGCAAAACTCAAGTGATAGCATCACCGGAAACCGGAGAAATCGCGGCGAATTGAAGCGGCGGTTCCGCGGCTTTTCACGGCTTCAATCGGGAGTTTTCCGAACGCTTTTCGGCGACAAGATTGGCATGGAGATGACCGGCATCGCACGATCTTCCGATCGGTACCAACCTTGGCCGGTGAAGTGGCCGGAAATGGAAATAGCATCCGGGTCGGGTTGTGGGTTCGGCATGGGTATTTCGGTTCACAGAGGGGGTATTGTGATATAAGTGcaatatataataagaatttgtaaataataaatagtataAGGTGCTAACTAAAATGTTTATGTGGATGTAATAGatattaacttaatatttatgaattaaagtttaaataaaaatgaataaaagggggttatatgaaaatttacaatattggAGCCATAAAAGACAAAGGatgtggcacggtaccactgTGGTACCGTAGCCTGATCCTCATATTATAAgtgctaaaaaaatatatcatttacaCCGTACCgcatatttaaagaaaatgataaaaaattttatattactcagaatttggatttttttttttttgaaaagactCAGAATTTggatttaagaataaaaaaaagtgataatacaaaaattacatgataatttttgttaaatattaccAATAAGCAACACGTGATTGTTAACAAAAATCATGTGTCAATAGTTTAGATACGGACAAAAATCGTTAACAAATCCAACGaagtgaaatgaaataaaagaacgAACGGTGGAGattgagatttgaaattatagaTCGCTCGTCAAGTATGCTTTCTTCGATCTATAAATACAAGTAAAAAGAATTGAGAAAATTTCTAACTATTTTTTCACTTGTTAAAAGGAACACTAAAtccaaatttaagaaaaatttaaaaacaaaagcgTTAAATGTGTCATCACAAATACATGCTCGAGTCAAATTTGTGTGATATATACTcgaagaacaaaaagaaatctcaatttattgaactcaaaattcttcttaataatattaaaagtatttttgaaccttcacatatttttaataataatgataggGTTACAAATAGATTAGTGTGTATAGACTGATTTGGCGTAAAGAACTGGTCGAAAAGtgataacaattatttttttagttatgtggactcataataattttatacaacTAATCTTCTtataatacatcaatttatatacattttttaaaagtagttATGCCTCTATCATTactctatttttaatataacatGAACTGCATTGTTTATttcatcaaatattaattgattaatttatcaatttatcgTACACAACACTGTGTAAAAAGAGTCAGTACTATGAGtttggtaattttaattaggttTCAACTATGTTAGAACTGTTTTAAGATAAAGCATTACTGATGACCGTACGATCATagagataaatattaaatatgcaCTTAATATTATAACCTTATGGTCATCATCAATGCCCTGCGGTGGAGCAACTCCATCATAGCTATTGGCTTTAATCAGTGTGAATAGTCATCGAATCTCACCTATGATCGAAGGCATATATCCAAAATTGTCGGTTAGTTCAGCTCCCAGGAATGGCAAGCTACCAAGAATTCGTCGCATTATAAGTATACAAGTCatcaattcaaaatcaaaatatactGCCAGTTTCTTCATCAACAAAgctccttttttcttttttcctttttttttaaacaactaAACTCATTTAATTGTCCAGTAATATCGAAAGATTATGCCATGTTCGAACTCAAATCATTTGAACGTTTGATCTGGAAGGGTAACAACATCATCATACAATAACGCTCATCCAATGATAAGTTACAAATAACTTCaccttgaaaagaaaaaaaaacaataatagaaGCACTAAGAGTGATAATGTGGGCTTGCATTGAAAACccgcaatttttttttaataactttgtctctttattttttggttcCGCACACATTctataaaatacaaatgtcTTAATGCGTTATGGCAATTCAACATCGAAATCGATTCAACTCGAAGTTCTCTCGTGCTTCTTGAGTTACCATGAAATATGAAGAATATCATATTTCATTCAAAAAGTGGGGGAACCCAACATTCATGCCAGATACTGATAAGTGCGTGTTGTGTGCAAATATATACGTAtacatagagagagagagagagagagagagagaggaattCTTGATTGCTTCTAGtgataaaaaatacataacaTAAGCATTTCCTTGAGATTAGACAAATAACTACACAATTACGTGGCAATAAGGCCTTAATGCTGAATCAATTCAAGCTGTTGAAGTCTGATGATATATACTTATTTTCCTACACACATACTGAAGGATATTACGTAATACCACCTAACTGAAAGCGCATATGCAGAAGCTTTACTAGAACTcggtaaaataaacattttaatCAAAGCTGCTGATGCTGTGATACTACGTAGAGCACCTGAGATTGGTGTAAACACTGGGAATTAGATCTATACTAAGAATAATACAGACTTCAAGATTTGATCTTCATAAAAATGGGATGATATTTGTGCTCACGGCTGAATACAAACCTGTCatgaataaaaagaatcagAAACTATGCTGCCAACAGTATACTCGGCCATCACAGCATAGATCTTCTCCAAATTCTATTTACAGAAAAATAACATCTATCCCCTAGTATAAATGAGTTAGAAAAGTGGCTAACATTGTCTCAAGTACAAGCCTAGATGAAGATTGAGGTGAACCCTGATatcactaaaattttaatgcttAATGTTTAGAAACAGGGTTCGGTAAGATAAAATGTGGGGTTGGAATAATAACATTCTTAACAGCTTCTGAATAGCACCAATCTACATAGTACTAGTTGTAACCACACTTAACCAGTGATATAATTGGTAGAACTCCTTGGTGGCTAAGTTTAAAATCATAAGTCCCATTTCTAAGAGTGCCACCCTTGTAGAACTATTACGACTATGAAGGCAAGGATCACCCCAAACCACCACCATCTTTGCTAGCAAAGCTTCCCACTACCATGATGATTAAGCATTACCACTGATGTTCATAGACAAACCACCAAGCTCTTTcctttaattaatgatgacaACAGGAAAGTGCAATCATGCACCTAAACTCACTCAAATTTCAAACTTCTCTCAAGGCGTTAATTTCCCACCCcatacattaaaaaatggaACAAATTTATCCTCCAGCACATGTTAAGCGACCACAGTAGATATACAAGGCAGCTAAGCAGTTTCGTCTGATTAGATAAAGGAATTACCATTAACCAAGAGCAGAAATAAACTTCTCTCATACacaaatatacaaaaaaaaataaaaaaataaaaaattagcagCAGCCATGAAGATTACTTACCTAATCAGTGAAGACGCTCATAAGATCATTTGGGGCATACTGTTGATACATCGGGATGCCCACTTTTGCATTTTCCACAAATTCCAAATTTGGCTCCTCCTTCACTTTGTTAGCATTGTTATCCAAATAGATGTTTCCATAGTTTAAGTTATTCATTGGTGATTCAAATTCATCTACAGCAAGCCGGCTTGGAATGCAATTCCCTTTACCCATGAACCCATGATTTCTTAGTGACCCTAGATCAAACACTTCACCTGATTTAGCACCATAGGAACCCTGGATATCACCAACATTAGACACGAGTCCAGGCACTTGTCTGGCAGCTCTAAATGCTATGTTCGAATTTTGAACTTGCTGACTACTGGTATTGTCTGCAGTTACTGAACAAGATGATGCTGAAGGAGAAAGGGAACCTGGGGCCAAGTAACCAGTAATAACAGCTGTAGTTTTGATGTCACCATCAGAGATTTGCCCCATATTCAATGACGAATTATTTGACTGACTTGAGAGAAGACTATAATCAACGACAGCACCCCTATTAAAGCTGCAGCTCTGATTCACAGAAGCTGGACTATTCCCTGCCTGAAAACTAGCTGATGATCGAGAAGGGACAACGAGGCAAGACGGCTGTACACTAATTGAACGGCTGGTCTCAGATAATGTAGACTGCTGCTGAGATTGTTGGTTCTGTTGTTTTTGCTGCTGCTGATGCAGTATATCCATCAGCATGTTACCATTTTGAGGGTTCAACCCTCCAAGATTGCTGGTGGAAGCCACTGCACCAAGGCTGTTAGATGCCCATACTCCAAAACCTGTAGATGCATCATCAACAGATATTATGGATTGAGGTAAATTTTCTGGAACATTGGATTTGCATTTTACTAATTGCTGACCAAAAGCTACACCATGATCAGcagggatacacttgggtccTTGCAAGGTGGCTTGTAGAAGAGCTGGCTGGTCCACTGCTGTAACTAGGTTACCTGTAGGACGACCTAGAAGTTCAGCATGCAGAGCTGCTAATGTTTGCGGAGGAATTTGACCAGAGGCAGCCAATGCTTGGATGTCGAATCTTCCAAGTGAACCAAGTTTCACATTTGTTTCAATAGGCGCACAGAAAGAATTTGTAATTCCACCTTGTTGACTCACTCCgtttaatctttttaaatatagCCGGAATTTCTGCAAATTGATTTCCTGGTAAGTCAAATCTCTTCATATTAACAAAACTCTCATATTCACTATCATGGTTCACAAGTTTCAACACATATAATGCACATGCAGTGCACATAGAATTGGTTAATGTTTTTGaaattgtgttttttaaattctcaaaatgaAATTGGTGTTTTCAATTTGCTGGTTTTAGATTTGAAAACATGTCTGATATCATATTTGGAAgacaatatttgaaaatgaaaaaaaatgaaaatatgctTAGGTAGAATTATATCTAAATCTATTACCCAATAAATTATATgttgttc contains:
- the LOC102606615 gene encoding two-component response regulator ORR21 isoform X2, giving the protein MAALQRIVQSSGGSGYGSSRAADVAVPDQFPAGLRVLVVDDDITCLRILEQMLRRCLYNVTTCSQAAVALNILRERKGCFDVVLSDVHMPDMDGFKLLEHIGLEMDLPVIMMSADGRVSAVMRGIRHGACDYLIKPIREEELKNIWQHVVRKRWNENKEHENSGSLEETDHHKRGSDEIEYASSVNEGTEGTFKAQRKRISAKEEDDGELESDDPSTTKKPRVVWSVELHQQFVSAVNQLGIDKAVPKRILELMNVPGLTRENVASHLQKFRLYLKRLNGVSQQGGITNSFCAPIETNVKLGSLGRFDIQALAASGQIPPQTLAALHAELLGRPTGNLVTAVDQPALLQATLQGPKCIPADHGVAFGQQLVKCKSNVPENLPQSIISVDDASTGFGVWASNSLGAVASTSNLGGLNPQNGNMLMDILHQQQQKQQNQQSQQQSTLSETSRSISVQPSCLVVPSRSSASFQAGNSPASVNQSCSFNRGAVVDYSLLSSQSNNSSLNMGQISDGDIKTTAVITGYLAPGSLSPSASSCSVTADNTSSQQVQNSNIAFRAARQVPGLVSNVGDIQGSYGAKSGEVFDLGSLRNHGFMGKGNCIPSRLAVDEFESPMNNLNYGNIYLDNNANKVKEEPNLEFVENAKVGIPMYQQYAPNDLMSVFTD
- the LOC102606615 gene encoding two-component response regulator ORR21 isoform X3 — translated: MAALQRIVQSSGGSGYGSSRAADVAVPDQFPAGLRVLVVDDDITCLRILEQMLRRCLYNVTTCSQAAVALNILRERKGCFDVVLSDVHMPDMDGFKLLEHIGLEMDLPVIMMSADGRVSAVMRGIRHGACDYLIKPIREEELKNIWQHVVRKRWNENKEHENSGSLEETDHHKRGSDEIEYASSVNEGTEGTFKAQRKRISAKEEDDGELESDDPSTTKKPRVVWSVELHQQFVSAVNQLGIDKAVPKRILELMNVPGLTRENVASHLQEINLQKFRLYLKRLNGVSQQGGITNSFCAPIETNVKLGSLGRFDIQALAASGQIPPQTLAALHAELLGRPTGNLVTAVDQPALLQATLQGPKCIPADHGVAFGFGVWASNSLGAVASTSNLGGLNPQNGNMLMDILHQQQQKQQNQQSQQQSTLSETSRSISVQPSCLVVPSRSSASFQAGNSPASVNQSCSFNRGAVVDYSLLSSQSNNSSLNMGQISDGDIKTTAVITGYLAPGSLSPSASSCSVTADNTSSQQVQNSNIAFRAARQVPGLVSNVGDIQGSYGAKSGEVFDLGSLRNHGFMGKGNCIPSRLAVDEFESPMNNLNYGNIYLDNNANKVKEEPNLEFVENAKVGIPMYQQYAPNDLMSVFTD
- the LOC102606615 gene encoding two-component response regulator ORR21 isoform X4 gives rise to the protein MAALQRIVQSSGGSGYGSSRAADVAVPDQFPAGLRVLVVDDDITCLRILEQMLRRCLYNVTTCSQAAVALNILRERKGCFDVVLSDVHMPDMDGFKLLEHIGLEMDLPVIMMSADGRVSAVMRGIRHGACDYLIKPIREEELKNIWQHVVRKRWNENKEHENSGSLEETDHHKRGSDEIEYASSVNEGTEGTFKAQRKRISAKEEDDGELESDDPSTTKKPRVVWSVELHQQFVSAVNQLGIDKAVPKRILELMNVPGLTRENVASHLQEINLQKFRLYLKRLNGVSQQGGITNSFCAPIETNVKLGSLGRFDIQALAASGQIPPQTLAALHAELLGRPTGNLVTAVDQPALLQATLQGPKCIPADHGFGVWASNSLGAVASTSNLGGLNPQNGNMLMDILHQQQQKQQNQQSQQQSTLSETSRSISVQPSCLVVPSRSSASFQAGNSPASVNQSCSFNRGAVVDYSLLSSQSNNSSLNMGQISDGDIKTTAVITGYLAPGSLSPSASSCSVTADNTSSQQVQNSNIAFRAARQVPGLVSNVGDIQGSYGAKSGEVFDLGSLRNHGFMGKGNCIPSRLAVDEFESPMNNLNYGNIYLDNNANKVKEEPNLEFVENAKVGIPMYQQYAPNDLMSVFTD